One Aegilops tauschii subsp. strangulata cultivar AL8/78 chromosome 7, Aet v6.0, whole genome shotgun sequence genomic window carries:
- the LOC109784016 gene encoding probable indole-3-pyruvate monooxygenase YUCCA11, with product MENVVVLIVGAGPAALATAACLSQFSIPYVIVERECRSASLWRNRAYDRLKLHLAKEFCKSYSGMNVLVIGSGNSGMEIAYDLAAHGANTSIIIRSPIHVMTKELIRLGMTLAHHLPLNLVDNRLVMVANLIFGDLSRYGIRWPKMGPMILKSETGRSAVIDVGTAGLIRKGIIKVQGSISKIMGDIVEFQCSKNISFDAIVFATGYKSTTNIWLKNGENMLNGNGLPIKEYLNHWKGENGLYCAGLGWRGLAGIAADAKNIANDIKSVIGDMSG from the exons ATGGAGAATGTTGTAGTGTTGATTGTTGGCGCTGGGCCAGCAGCCCTTGCAACAGCAGCATGCCTTAGCCAATTCTCAATTCCCTACGTCATTGTCGAGCGTGAATGTCGCAGCGCGTCGCTTTGGCGCAACCGCGCCTACGATCGCCTCAAGCTGCATCTTGCAAAGGAGTTCT GCAAGAGCTACTCTGGCATGAATGTATTGGTCATTGGATCTGGCAACTCTGGAATGGAAATTGCTTATGACCTTGCGGCCCATGGTGCCAATACTTCAATCATTATACGAAGCCCG ATTCATGTAATGACAAAGGAATTAATCCGGTTGGGGATGACACTTGCTCACCATCTTCCACTAAATCTAGTGGATAACCGCCTTGTGATGGTGGCGAATTTAATATTTGGAGACCTATCGAGGTATGGCATCAGATGGCCAAAAATGGGTCCAATGATCCTCAAGTCAGAAACCGGCCGATCCGCTGTTATTGATGTTGGCACTGCTGGATTAATCAGAAAAGGTATCATCAAA GTACAGGGGAGCATTAGTAAGATCATGGGCGATATAGTTGAATTTCAGTGTAGTAAAAATATATCATTTGACGCGATTGTGTTTGCAACTGGATACAAAAGCACAACAAATATATGGCTCAAG AATGGTGAGAACATGTTAAATGGCAATGGACTGCCCATCAAAGAATATCTGAATCATTGGAAAGGTGAAAATGGGCTCTATTGTGCTGGGTTAGGATGGAGAGGATTGGCTGGTATTGCAGCAGATGCCAAGAATATCGCCAATGACATCAAATCAGTGATAGGCGATATGTCTGGCTAA
- the LOC109733045 gene encoding uncharacterized protein, whose translation MTSSISPFNRPVRLAAHAFYDDLPSETAPAGQPRVQQGTAIVVLDALARRNRRWVREDDLAASLKLQPTLLREVPRHLEKDKIVARDVRKEPAATTGSTKEGEEEDKVKLHLESYGCLEYAQAFDAIGYRMHRMRKKIKDELAADSRATVQQYMCPACGRRYLALDTMRLLAGDCECFRYEHRGSELVVETDAKITSQGSLWHKQCLKVESLSSMDVKTRHGLYKY comes from the exons ATGACCTCCTCCATCAGCCCTTTCAACCGGCCGGTGAGGCTAGCGGCGCATGCTTTCTACGACGACCTCCCTTCGGAGACCGCCCCCGCCGGCCAACCGCGTGTGCAGCAGGGCACGGCCATCGTCGTCCTCGACGCCCTCGCCAGACGTAACAGACGGTGGGTCCGAGAGGATGATCTCGCCGCGTCCCTCAAGTTGCAACCCACGTTGCTCCGCGAGGTCCCCCGCCACCTTGAGAAAGACAAGATAGTAGCGCGAGACGTCCGAAAGGAGCCAGCCGCTACCACCGGCAGCACCAAGGAGGGTGAAGaggaggacaaggtgaagctGCACCTTGAATCCTACGGCTGCCTGGAGTATGCGCAGGCCTTCGACGCCATCGGGTACCGGATGCACCGCATGCGGAAGAAGATAAAGGACGAGCTCGCGGCCGACAGCAGGGCTACGGTCCAGCAGTACATGTGCCCTGCCTGTGGGAGGAGGTACTTGGCGTTGGATACCATGAGACTCCTCGCCGGCGACTGCGAGTGCTTCCGCTATGAGCACCGCGGCAGCGAACTGGTCGTGGAAACTGATGCCAAGATCACGTCTCAGGG GTCGCTGTGGCACAAGCAGTGCCTCAAGGTCGAAAGTCTTTCCTCCATGGATGTTAAAACAAGGCATGGATTATACAAGTATTGA